The Brevundimonas vesicularis genome includes the window TTCGACCTGGACGATGGACGCCGCCGCCGCCGATGTCGCCCTGATCTACGCCGTTGGTCGCGAGCTGGCGGACGGCGATCAGTGGCCGGAGTGGAACGCGGGCGCCGAGTTCGGCCCGGCGCGCGATACCTCGAGAGCGTCGCGGCGCTAGAGTTCCAGCTGAAGCTCGGGCGCGGCGGCGGTGGTCGCGGCGCCCAGCGGCAGATGCAGGATGAAGGCGGCGCCCTTGCCCGGTTCGCTTTCGACCTCGGCCCAGCCGCCGTGCAGTTCGACCAGGGCCTTGACCAGGGCCAGACCGACGCCCGGACCGCCCCTCTCGCGCCGCACGAAGCGGTCGAAGACGTGGGCCTGCAGGTGATAGGGGATTCCGCGCCCGGTGTCGGACACCGTCAGGCGGATTTCGGACGGGCCCGTCTCCGCCTTCAGCTCCACCGCCCCACCTTCGGACACGGCGCGCGCCGCATTCTCCAGCAGATGATCCAGCGCCTGGCCGATGCGGTGTTCGTCGGCGCGGATGGGTTTGAGATCGGCGGGACAGGACACGGTCAGGGTGGCGCCGCGTCCCTCGACCCGCGCCCGGACCTTTTCGGCGGCCTGGCTCAGCAGGTCGCAGACCCGCAGATCGCCCAGCGACAGCTCCATCTCGCCGGCGTCGATCTGGGCCATATCCAACACGTCGTCGATGGAGCGGGCCAGCTGGCTGGCGGCGATGCGGATGGCGCCTGCGTGCTGGCGGCTGCGCTCCGGCAGCTCGCCCATCGTCTCCAGCAGTTCGGAATAGCCGACGATGGTCGTCAGCGGCGTGCGCAGCTCATAAGAGACGCTGCCCACGAACTCGCGCTTCAGCGCCTGGCTTTCGGCGAGGGCCTGTTCGCGCTGCACCAATGCCTGCTCCAGCCCGCGTCGCGCGGTCACGTCCGAGAAGGCGACCAGGGTCGCGCCGTCCGGCAGGGGGCGGGTCTGCCAGGCGGCGACGCGACCGTCTACCGTCCGGCCCTCGCCGGAAATGGCGACGCGGCTTTCGGGGTCGGGATCGGCGACGCGCGCCTTCAGCCCCAGCCACAGGGCGGGATCAGGCAGCACGGCCTTGCACAGTTCGGCCAGGGCGTCGAAGTCCGAGGCCGTCGCGATCTTGTCCGCTGACAGGTTCCAGAAGGTCTCGAACGCCTCATTGTGCAGCCGCAGTCGGCCGTCCGAGCCGAACACCGCGACCGCGTCGTTCAGCTTGTCCAGCGTCGCGCGCTGGACCTGGATCTGGGCGTTGAAGCGGCTGCGCAGCTTCAGCTCGTCGGTGATGTCCGAGAAGATCAGCAGAATGCCGCCCAGCGGGTGCGGCTGGCGCACGACGCGCAAAGTGCGCCCGTCCGGCAGGGACCAGCTGTCGTCCGGCGAGGCCTCCGACGCGCCATAGAACTCAAGCTCGCGCGCCTTCCAGCCGGCGTAGTCGACGACCTCGGGCAGGCTGCGACGCTGGCGCAGACGATCCAGCAGCTCGGCATGGGTCGGACGTTCGTCCAGCCAGGCCGCGTCGATGTCGAACAGGGTCTGGAAGGCGGTGTTGTGGAAGGCCAGCCGCTTCTGCGGACCGAAGATGGCCACGGCGTCGGCCAGGTGGTTCAGCGTCTCGTCATGGGCGTCGACGTGGCGGCGCAGGGTGTCGCGCGTCTCTTCCGCCTCGGTCACCTCGATGGCGAAGGCGGTGACGGCGCCGCCGCCCGCTGGCTCGGCGATGATGCGCCAGGCGCGCCGCGCGCCCCCGCCGGTCGTCCAGCGGAAGCCCTCCTGTCGCACGCCCAGCCGCGCGGCCTCGGCGACCAGGGCGTCGGCGCCCCGGTCGAAGGACGCGCCCTTTTCGACGGCGTCGTCGATGCTTTCGGCATTGGTTTCGTTCAGCCAGGCGCGGTTGGCCCAGGCCAGTTTGCCGGTCCCGTCCACGACCCACGTAGGCGTCGGCGAGGCGTCGCCCAGCAGGGCCAGGCCGCTTTCGGTCGCATCCGCCCCGGTCAAGGTGAAGCGCGACGCGGGCGACAGCCGCAGCCAGGCCGAACCGCCCGCAACCCGCCCCTCGATCCGCCAGGGCTCCACATCGTCCAGCGCGACCAGACCTTCGAACGCCTGACCTTCGTGAACCAGGGCGTCGATCAGGGCGCCGTGGGTGATGCGGAGCTTGTTCAGGACGGCGGCGCCGGCCTCTGCGTCTTCACCCGCCAGCCGCGCGATCAGTTCGGCCGAACCGATCGGAAGACCGGCGGCCTGCCCGTCCGGCGTCAGGGCCAGGCTGACGTCGTCGAAGGCGCGCAGCATGGCGTCATGGCGGCTGAGGTCGGCCAGGGCCTCGACCCGCTCGCGCTCGGCGGCGACGGCGGTCTCATGCAACCGCCCACGCAGCAGCAAGGCCCAGGCGCTGACGGCCATGGCCAGTCCGGCTGCGCCCGCTGTGGCGACATAGGCGATGTCGGCCTCGGCCATTCGTGTCCCTGGAGAAGAGTCTCAGCCCCGATTCGCTAACCATACTCCAAGCGCGCGAAAAAGCGGCAGTCTCGTGATCGCGTCATCGCGCCCCGTTGCGGCAGGGCGTCGGGGCGGCGATATCGCGGGCATGACCGACCCGATCGCCCCCTCCCTCGATGACTTCGCCCGCCTGGCTCAGGAGGCGTTCGACGCCCTGCCCGGACCGTTCAAGCAGGCGGCGGGCGAGGTGGTCATCCGCATCGACGACTTCGCCGACGAGGCGACGCTGGCGGAGATGGAGATCGAGGATCCGTTCGAGCTGACGGGCCTGTATCATGGCGTGGACATCGGCCGGCGCGACAGCCTGGGCCCGGCGGCCGAGCCGTCGCGGGTCTTCCTCTATCGGCGTCCCATCCTGGACGAGTGGTGCGAGCGCGGCGACGTGGGGATCGGCGAACTGATCGCCCACGTCCTGATCCACGAGATCGGCCATCACCTGGGTCTGACCGACGACGACATCCACGCCATCGAGGACGACGCGGACTGAACCCGGCCTATTTGGTCGCCGGATAGGGCGTCGTCACCGCGCCGGAGATCATGCCGGGAATGGCCTCGCCCAGGCCCAGCAGGATGAACTGGATTGCCAGGGCGCACAGGATCAGCCCCAGCACCTTGACGATGATCGCCATGCCGACCTCGCCCAGCAGGCGGCTGAGCGACCCGGTCAGGGCGAAACAGACGAAGGAGACGGCGCAGGCCGCCGCGATCGCCACCAGTGAGCCCATGGTCCCGGCGTAGCCCAGCTTGGCCGCCTCGCCCGCCTGGATGATGACCGCCGAGATGGCGCCGGGGCCGATCATCAGCGGGATGGCGAAGGGCACGACCAGGCGCTGGAAACGTCGGCGGGCATAGCCTCGCACGTCCTTGGAATCGGCCAGCGCATCCTTGTCGGCGAACATGGCCAGGAAGTCGCCGCGCGCCATGTCAAGCCCAAGGAACAGCAGAAGTATGCCGCCCGCGATGCGGAACGCCGCCAGCGAAATGCCGAAGAACTGCAACAGGCCCAGACCCGTGAACAGGAAGAAGGCCAGGAAAACGGCGGCGAAGGCGCAGATCAGGGCCGAGACCGAAATCCGCTGACGCAGGGTCGCCCCGGCCGTCGCGGCGGCGAAGATCGGCAGATTGCCGATCGGGTCCAGCAGGGCGAACAGGGTCACGAACAGGTTGACACCTAAATCGACTGCGTTCATCGCCTGCCCTCGCCCTCAATCCATCACGCCGCCCTGCCGACGCGCCCTCGTGTCCGGCATAGCCGCTCAGCGCGAGTCCGTCGATGACCGATCCCCAAACCCCCTCCGATCGTGCGCCCGACGAGCGGATCATCTGCGCCCTGGACGTCCCGACGACGGCCGAGGCGGCCGCTCTGGCCGAGCGGATCGGCGACGCGATCGGCTTCTATAAGGTCGGACTGCAACTGTTCGCGGTCGACGGCATGGCGCTGGCGCGTGAGCTGAAGGCGCAGGGGCGAAAGATCTTCCTGGACTGGAAACTGCACGACATCGGCGCGACCGTGGAGAAGGCGACGGCCAATCTGGCGGGCGCGGATTGCGACCTGCTGACGGTCCATGCGCGGCCCCAGGTCATGGCGGCGGCGGCGCGCGGCGCGGCGGGTTCGAAGATGAAGGTGCTGGGGGTTACGGTCCTGACCAGCCTGACGGCCGAGGACCTGTCCGCCGACGACCACAGCCTGTCGCCGGCCGATCTGGTCGAGCGGCGCGTGCGTCAGGCGCTGGAGGCCGGGATCGACGGCGTCGTCTCCAGCCCGCATGAGGCGGCGCGTGCCCGGGCTCTGGCGGACGAAGCGGGCCGGCCCGACTTCCTGATCGTCACGCCCGGCGTGCGACCCGTCGGCGCCGCACTGGACGATCAGGCGCGGGCGGCGACGCCCGAGGCGGCGCTTCAGGCCGGCGCGACCCATCTGGTCATCGGTCGGCCGATCACGGCGTCAAGCGATCCACGCGCGGAGGCGCAACAGATCGCACAGCAGATCGCCCTGATCTGAGACAGACCAGGGCGACCGTTCGTCTTCGGTTATTTTGGCGCGAGGCGATCAGCCGCGCTCGCCCGGCTCCTGGGCGTAGCCGTGACGCGGCGGAGCGTGGGGCGCGGGCGCCTCGGGCGGCGGCAGGTCGCCGTAGTAGCCCGACGGCGGCGGTGGGGGCGGAGGCGGCGGCGGGGCCGTGTTCACTTCCGGCGGCGCGACATAGACCTGGGCGGGGGCCACATTGACCGGCGCGGACTGCACATAGACCGGCGACTGATCGACATAGACCGGGCCGCCGACCTCGACCTGGGCGGGCGCGACATTGACCTGGGCCGGGGCGACCTGGATGTGTTGCGGGCCGATGTTGACGGGCGCCGACTGCACATAGACCGGGGCCTGATCGACATAGACGGGCGGGCCGACATCGACCTGGGCCGGGGCCAGGTTCACCTGCGACGGAGCCACTTGGACGCGCTGAGGCCCGATGTTCACCGGCGGCGCCTGCACATAGATGGGCGGCTGTTCGATATAGGTGGGCGGTCCCATCTCG containing:
- the pyrF gene encoding orotidine-5'-phosphate decarboxylase produces the protein MTDPQTPSDRAPDERIICALDVPTTAEAAALAERIGDAIGFYKVGLQLFAVDGMALARELKAQGRKIFLDWKLHDIGATVEKATANLAGADCDLLTVHARPQVMAAAARGAAGSKMKVLGVTVLTSLTAEDLSADDHSLSPADLVERRVRQALEAGIDGVVSSPHEAARARALADEAGRPDFLIVTPGVRPVGAALDDQARAATPEAALQAGATHLVIGRPITASSDPRAEAQQIAQQIALI
- a CDS encoding metallopeptidase family protein; the encoded protein is MTDPIAPSLDDFARLAQEAFDALPGPFKQAAGEVVIRIDDFADEATLAEMEIEDPFELTGLYHGVDIGRRDSLGPAAEPSRVFLYRRPILDEWCERGDVGIGELIAHVLIHEIGHHLGLTDDDIHAIEDDAD
- a CDS encoding MarC family protein, translated to MNAVDLGVNLFVTLFALLDPIGNLPIFAAATAGATLRQRISVSALICAFAAVFLAFFLFTGLGLLQFFGISLAAFRIAGGILLLFLGLDMARGDFLAMFADKDALADSKDVRGYARRRFQRLVVPFAIPLMIGPGAISAVIIQAGEAAKLGYAGTMGSLVAIAAACAVSFVCFALTGSLSRLLGEVGMAIIVKVLGLILCALAIQFILLGLGEAIPGMISGAVTTPYPATK
- a CDS encoding sensor histidine kinase; translation: MAEADIAYVATAGAAGLAMAVSAWALLLRGRLHETAVAAERERVEALADLSRHDAMLRAFDDVSLALTPDGQAAGLPIGSAELIARLAGEDAEAGAAVLNKLRITHGALIDALVHEGQAFEGLVALDDVEPWRIEGRVAGGSAWLRLSPASRFTLTGADATESGLALLGDASPTPTWVVDGTGKLAWANRAWLNETNAESIDDAVEKGASFDRGADALVAEAARLGVRQEGFRWTTGGGARRAWRIIAEPAGGGAVTAFAIEVTEAEETRDTLRRHVDAHDETLNHLADAVAIFGPQKRLAFHNTAFQTLFDIDAAWLDERPTHAELLDRLRQRRSLPEVVDYAGWKARELEFYGASEASPDDSWSLPDGRTLRVVRQPHPLGGILLIFSDITDELKLRSRFNAQIQVQRATLDKLNDAVAVFGSDGRLRLHNEAFETFWNLSADKIATASDFDALAELCKAVLPDPALWLGLKARVADPDPESRVAISGEGRTVDGRVAAWQTRPLPDGATLVAFSDVTARRGLEQALVQREQALAESQALKREFVGSVSYELRTPLTTIVGYSELLETMGELPERSRQHAGAIRIAASQLARSIDDVLDMAQIDAGEMELSLGDLRVCDLLSQAAEKVRARVEGRGATLTVSCPADLKPIRADEHRIGQALDHLLENAARAVSEGGAVELKAETGPSEIRLTVSDTGRGIPYHLQAHVFDRFVRRERGGPGVGLALVKALVELHGGWAEVESEPGKGAAFILHLPLGAATTAAAPELQLEL